A section of the Alkalihalobacillus sp. LMS39 genome encodes:
- a CDS encoding transposase, translating to MGEQRQRYNEKFKREAVKYVQENKKTVTEIAEDLNVPLSTLHEWISLYREFENEPVTAEARIQKLEQQLREQERELKASNRKLAEKEEELVIVKKAVHIFSRPKP from the coding sequence ATGGGTGAACAACGGCAAAGGTACAATGAGAAATTTAAGCGTGAAGCAGTAAAATATGTTCAAGAAAATAAGAAAACCGTCACAGAAATTGCAGAGGATTTAAATGTTCCTTTAAGTACATTACATGAGTGGATTAGTCTTTATCGTGAATTTGAGAATGAGCCTGTTACAGCTGAAGCACGAATTCAGAAGCTAGAACAACAATTACGGGAGCAGGAACGTGAATTAAAAGCCAGTAACCGTAAGTTAGCAGAAAAAGAAGAAGAATTGGTCATTGTAAAAAAGGCGGTGCACATCTT